The following proteins are co-located in the bacterium genome:
- a CDS encoding FG-GAP-like repeat-containing protein, which translates to MKSNKGIVEKYLKLFIFFVFLAKAGEGKMPVFSSYSSTATSNVLQLGKEGVDWFPSPVLYDWNNDGKKDLLVGDKDGYIRFYANNYVPSASVYPTKVKVTPSVTYSSGIGSWFNIDVDIENVEDLAILNLTLFFDPKKVNISPSGTPTKGGFLGGGNWGSELVIDREQGKLEIRNFILPSLTSGTGTLVDNIRFEVLEDSPNSLVLQGILYGSNHAIYEIPCELKGGEVYPQGYIPADPFVPQFQFSTYTLLEYASGTDMITIDVGENAKPYFTDYNRDGIIDLLVGCASGEVYLVLGTNVSPYLLCPEKLTAGTMFVTKFGNLGVVDNVFVSGGYAYVTQGLAGLSIYDIKSNINNPSLFGGKPYDPDKGVVNNVYVEGEYAYIANGAEGLLILNISDPSKPTVVANYKGNNTGICRGIIVVDEWAYIANGNKGLWVVNTQDAIKSYAGAPVTVRQGLYTHEPITQGNCSNVLYLDGYIILGVGAAGIHCVSVDVSRLDDSGPNPDAFIYKWNVKPQGIGACDMSGIAVFKDRYLFIASGIPGIVCYEKSGADWGNTVIYKPILKDTSYANDIVLSRVGDYAFVADGASGMRVLKINNPNEPWNNLEEEVGYDTPGEAVSISLYGDYALIADKEEGVCVVNVSAYYVQDKDLDVGANSSPCFSDFDEDGARDLLVGDELGRIWFYKNLGCDDEPSFSKDGEKIVVGTDTLDVGENASPYFIDWDGDGIKDFIAGDNFGYIWFFKQEPATGTTRSFRKGEKIKVSGMDIDVGFRASPFVSDIDGNGGYDLVVGEAGGSIDVFLNTKKTFAEPPNFNFSYKMPGPSSDINQGIDPSVFVCDFDGDKRNDLIIGTNKGEVYLYRNLGEVIPMFNGGFALYTTSGTITSILDVEYNATPFIYDLDGDGNKDLISGNSEGYVLFYKNIGSDDAPLFSLPIYLTASGIPIDVGFNSAPSLFDWDDDGKIDLLIGNSEGEVWFSKGIGTLSFNSGIPISLPSGNLKVGRDARPFVLDINKDRLFDILVGSKDGGFLFLNNGVMGSPSLTEGIMMFNEGISFAYSDFTGDMKEDIILSTKGGYILIFNNTGNVDLYLDISCDRNKIWINDLATYTLTISNKGNISANNIVIKTKIPYGVSYISGGSFNPEINEISFSTSTLSPLATETFTFSLRLEDKYQGDFFTTNASCESKEEIIPIFSNYLSLPVFRHPALKGTITPNKVISKPGEMLTYTITYNVLEKYGEDIVIEYAVPGSCSYVFQSANGGGASIEYYYNNGWWSIDSPDTTRIRWIIPYLAKDEIGSASFSIKLNEGILDKSVIENIATITAKDLGTKTLLSVIYVETKPQLTITKTGEDEINPGATLTYTLSFTSLYADSNKITIIDT; encoded by the coding sequence ATGAAAAGTAATAAAGGCATTGTTGAAAAATATCTAAAGCTTTTTATTTTCTTTGTTTTTCTGGCAAAAGCAGGGGAGGGGAAGATGCCTGTGTTTTCTTCTTACTCCTCTACAGCTACCTCAAATGTTCTTCAATTAGGAAAGGAGGGCGTAGATTGGTTTCCTTCTCCTGTGCTTTATGATTGGAATAATGATGGAAAGAAAGATCTTTTGGTTGGAGATAAGGATGGTTATATTCGCTTTTATGCCAATAATTATGTCCCCTCTGCCTCTGTTTATCCTACGAAGGTAAAGGTTACACCCTCTGTAACATATTCTTCTGGTATAGGCTCCTGGTTTAATATAGATGTAGATATAGAGAATGTAGAGGATTTGGCAATTCTAAATCTAACTTTATTTTTTGATCCAAAAAAGGTTAATATCTCTCCTTCAGGCACACCTACAAAGGGAGGATTTCTTGGTGGAGGGAATTGGGGTTCTGAGCTTGTAATTGATAGAGAGCAAGGAAAGCTGGAGATAAGAAATTTTATCTTACCGAGCTTAACTTCAGGCACAGGAACTTTGGTTGATAATATTAGATTTGAGGTTTTAGAGGATAGCCCAAATTCCCTTGTTTTGCAAGGTATTCTTTATGGCTCAAACCATGCAATCTATGAAATTCCTTGTGAATTAAAGGGCGGAGAGGTTTATCCACAAGGGTATATTCCAGCTGATCCCTTTGTGCCACAATTTCAATTTTCAACCTATACCCTCCTTGAATATGCTTCAGGAACAGACATGATTACAATTGATGTAGGAGAAAACGCAAAGCCCTATTTTACAGATTACAACAGGGATGGAATCATTGACCTTTTAGTTGGTTGTGCTAGTGGCGAGGTATATCTAGTTTTAGGGACAAATGTCTCACCATATTTGCTTTGTCCTGAGAAACTTACAGCAGGAACAATGTTTGTTACAAAATTTGGAAATCTGGGCGTTGTCGACAATGTTTTTGTTTCTGGTGGTTATGCCTATGTTACCCAGGGTCTGGCTGGCCTTTCTATTTATGATATTAAGAGCAATATTAACAACCCTAGCTTATTTGGTGGAAAACCCTACGACCCTGACAAAGGGGTAGTTAATAATGTATATGTAGAGGGAGAATATGCCTATATTGCAAATGGTGCAGAGGGTTTGCTTATTTTAAATATTTCTGATCCAAGCAAGCCTACTGTAGTTGCAAATTATAAGGGTAATAATACAGGGATATGCCGTGGAATTATTGTCGTAGATGAGTGGGCTTACATTGCCAATGGAAACAAAGGGTTATGGGTAGTGAATACACAAGATGCGATTAAATCCTATGCAGGAGCACCTGTAACTGTAAGACAGGGATTGTATACTCATGAGCCTATTACCCAGGGAAATTGTTCCAATGTACTTTATTTAGATGGATATATTATTTTGGGAGTAGGTGCAGCTGGAATCCATTGTGTTAGTGTAGATGTTTCTCGCCTGGATGATAGCGGTCCTAATCCTGATGCCTTTATTTATAAATGGAATGTAAAGCCACAAGGTATAGGAGCATGTGATATGTCGGGAATTGCTGTATTTAAGGATAGGTATCTTTTTATTGCATCTGGTATTCCAGGTATTGTCTGTTATGAGAAAAGTGGGGCAGATTGGGGTAATACGGTTATTTATAAACCAATCCTTAAGGATACCTCATATGCTAATGATATAGTGCTTTCTCGTGTTGGAGACTATGCATTTGTTGCTGATGGAGCTAGTGGAATGCGTGTTTTGAAGATTAATAACCCTAATGAGCCCTGGAATAATCTAGAAGAGGAGGTTGGCTATGATACACCAGGGGAGGCAGTTTCAATTAGTTTATATGGAGATTATGCCTTAATTGCTGATAAGGAGGAAGGTGTATGTGTAGTAAATGTCTCTGCATACTATGTTCAAGACAAAGATTTAGATGTGGGGGCAAATTCTTCTCCCTGTTTTTCTGATTTTGATGAGGATGGAGCAAGAGACCTTTTAGTAGGAGATGAGCTTGGAAGAATATGGTTTTATAAGAATTTGGGTTGTGATGACGAGCCATCGTTTAGCAAAGATGGAGAGAAGATAGTGGTGGGAACTGATACATTGGATGTTGGTGAGAATGCTTCTCCATACTTCATTGATTGGGATGGCGATGGAATAAAAGACTTTATTGCTGGAGATAATTTTGGATATATCTGGTTTTTTAAGCAAGAGCCTGCAACAGGAACAACAAGGTCATTTAGAAAGGGAGAAAAAATCAAGGTTTCTGGAATGGATATTGATGTTGGATTTAGGGCATCTCCCTTTGTTTCTGATATTGATGGAAATGGCGGATATGACCTTGTAGTAGGAGAGGCAGGCGGAAGTATAGATGTATTTTTGAATACAAAGAAGACATTTGCAGAGCCGCCTAATTTTAATTTTTCCTATAAAATGCCTGGTCCTTCATCTGATATAAACCAAGGTATAGATCCATCTGTGTTTGTTTGTGATTTTGATGGAGATAAAAGGAATGACCTGATTATTGGAACAAATAAGGGAGAGGTATACCTTTACAGAAATTTGGGAGAGGTAATTCCAATGTTCAATGGTGGATTTGCTCTATATACAACAAGTGGAACAATTACCTCTATATTGGATGTAGAATATAATGCAACCCCGTTCATTTATGACCTTGATGGAGATGGGAACAAGGATTTAATTTCTGGAAACAGCGAAGGCTATGTATTATTCTATAAAAATATTGGTTCGGATGATGCACCCTTATTTAGTCTTCCAATATACCTTACCGCTTCTGGCATTCCTATTGATGTTGGTTTTAATAGCGCTCCCTCTTTATTTGATTGGGATGATGATGGGAAAATAGATTTACTAATAGGAAATAGTGAGGGAGAGGTTTGGTTTTCTAAAGGGATAGGAACATTATCTTTTAACTCTGGAATTCCTATTTCTCTTCCATCAGGAAATCTTAAAGTGGGTAGGGATGCAAGGCCTTTTGTTTTGGATATAAATAAAGATAGGCTTTTTGATATCCTTGTAGGTTCAAAGGATGGCGGATTTCTCTTTTTAAACAATGGTGTAATGGGAAGCCCCTCATTGACAGAGGGGATAATGATGTTTAATGAAGGAATCTCCTTTGCCTATTCAGACTTTACGGGGGATATGAAGGAGGATATTATTCTTTCAACAAAGGGGGGTTACATCCTTATATTTAATAATACTGGCAATGTAGACCTTTATTTAGACATTTCTTGTGATAGAAACAAGATATGGATTAACGATTTGGCAACATATACATTAACAATAAGCAATAAAGGAAATATCTCTGCAAATAATATTGTTATTAAGACTAAAATTCCTTATGGTGTATCATATATTTCTGGAGGAAGCTTTAATCCAGAAATAAATGAGATTTCTTTTTCTACCTCAACACTTTCTCCTCTTGCTACAGAAACATTTACCTTTAGCTTAAGGCTAGAGGATAAATATCAGGGGGATTTCTTTACAACCAATGCCTCTTGTGAGAGCAAAGAAGAGATTATTCCTATTTTTAGTAACTACCTTTCTTTACCTGTATTCAGGCATCCTGCTCTTAAGGGAACTATAACACCAAATAAGGTTATATCCAAGCCAGGGGAGATGCTTACATATACGATTACCTACAATGTATTAGAAAAGTATGGAGAGGATATTGTCATTGAGTATGCTGTTCCTGGTTCTTGTAGTTATGTGTTTCAAAGTGCAAATGGCGGGGGTGCATCAATTGAATATTATTACAATAATGGCTGGTGGAGTATTGATAGCCCAGATACAACAAGAATTAGATGGATAATTCCATATCTTGCAAAGGATGAGATAGGTTCTGCTTCATTTTCTATAAAGCTAAATGAAGGGATTTTAGATAAGAGCGTTATTGAGAACATAGCAACAATAACAGCAAAAGACCTTGGGACAAAAACATTACTTTCAGTAATATATGTAGAAACAAAACCCCAATTAACAATAACAAAAACAGGAGAAGATGAGATAAACCCAGGTGCAACCCTAACCTACACCCTATCCTTTACATCCCTTTATGCAGATAGTAACAAGATAACAATAATAGATACC